ATAAACGGAGTGTAAAATACATTTACGGATACCATCAAGATCACGTCCTGCACGGCCAAGCCCATCGAGCTCTGCTGGCAGGCTATATTGAATGTTTTTATTTTCACAGCCGCCGCCTTTTAAAATAAGTTTCACTTCAATATGATCTTGTTCCCATTGTTCAAATTTTACGACTGGGACACCTGTACCGAGGTTGTCTCCACTATTATCACCTGTTAGCGAGTCGACAGAGTTCGGACGAAGTTTAGTGTCTTTTGTAGCTTGAACAATCGCGCGCTTAATCGCCGCTTTGATTTCAATCTGATTTACTCCGACTGGTGTTTTTATCTTGAACGTTGGCATGCCGGTATCCTGGCAGATGGGTGACATTTTCTCGTCAGCCATATTGATGTTTTTGGCAATTGTATCAAGACTCATCGCAGCTCGTGTGCCAGCGTCTTCAGACTCTCTGGCCGCCAGGATTTTTCGTCTCACGTCTTTAGGTAGGTTCGTCGATGTTTCACAAATGAGATCATACATGCTTTTTTCAATTTGTTCTATGTACATTCTCGATTTCCCCCAGTGGCATAGACTATTATTTATCTGATTTTATTTTTCCCATCTGTTCTTCAAGGTCGTCTAACAAGCTTATTAGCTGGTCAATTTCCTGTAGGTCTGCAGTTTCGGGTTCAATTGTTTCAAGTGTTTCGAGAAATTGATGAAGCCGTGTTTTTAATCCCTCAACATGTCCGTTATTTTGTGTAGTATTGTCCAATCCGTACACCTCTTTTCATTAGTATAATCGTAAACGAAAAAACGAAATTTATCAATGAAGGGGAATAGAACTTCTTATTAAATTGAATATTCTCGTTAACATAATCTTTACAATATAAAATCTATATGTTATGATTCATTTAATTAAACGAAAGGGAGGATGGCAGAAGGGCAATCAAAACGAAAACTAAGGAGGTTGAGAACTTTAATAGTAAAAAGTTAAGCTCAACTATGTAGGGGTCGTTGTACCAAAAGTTAGTGATTTGCAATTGAAGTTTCAAATCAAATGGAGACAGCATCAGTGATAGCTGAACAAAATTTTTAGAAGGGTAGCGAGAATAGGGTAAAGTCGAAGTGAAGAAAATTAAGAAGGAGGGGATTCGTAAGTGTCCGCTGGCAATATGCCAAGAGACGAATACGACTTATGCAGATAGAAAGTGAAGGTTCAATTCATACGTAAAGGCTCAGCCGTAATCTGACAATCAGATATGGACTGGGCCTTTATATTTTTTTGCGTTATCACCGTTTACTTGTGCTAAAATCATGCAATGATCTACAAGGCGGGGAGTGGAAGGAATATGGACACTTTTTCACAAATAGAGAAGAGACGGTTTTGGATACTTGTTATTATTGTATCTATTTCTGGATTTTCACAAGGAATGCTGTTGCCACTTATTTCGGCTATCTTCGAAAGAGATGGTGTTACGAGTTCGATGAATGGTTTGAATGCCACGGCTTTATACATAGGAACATTACTTGTTTCACCGTTCATGGAGGCACCACTTCGTCGTTTTGGTTATAAGCCGATTATTATTTTGGGGGGCATGCTTGTTTTTATATCATTGATGCTGTTCCCATTATGGAAAAGTGTTGTATTTTGGTACGTGCTGAGGTTATTAATTGGTATCGGGGATCACGCACTTCATTTTTCAACTCAAACATGGATTACAAGTTTCTCACCGCAACAAAGGTTAGGACGCAATATTGCGATTTACGGATTGTCATTCGGAGTTGGATTTGCGGCAGGTCCATTGTTTGCTCCACTTGTTAATGTATTCGAAGGCTTACCGTTTATTGTATCGGGGATGCTGTGCATGCTTGCATGGTCACTTGTCTTCATGTTGAAAAATGATTTCCCGGATATTATTAAAGGGAAGTCTGGTAATGAACGATTTTTCGCTCGATTCAAAAGAACAATGGCCGTTGCTTGGCTTGCTTTCCTCGGACCATTTGGATACGGTTTTCTTGAGTCAACGCTTAATGCGATGTATCCAGTGTATGCACTCAGAAGCGGAGTCGAATTTACGTCTGTAACGATTATTCTCGCCTCGTTTTCTATTGGGGGTATTATTTCACAGTTACCTTTAGGGATGTTATCAGACAAGATAGGAAGAAGCCCGGTCTTTCTCGTAGCACTGGGAGGCGGATCCATCTCATTTTTCATTGCAAGCACTGTTGAAACATCTATACCTGCTGTTATGACTATGTTTTTCATTGCGGGACTTTTTTCTGGATCGATTTTTTCACTCGGTATATCGTATATGTCCGATTTGACACCGAAGCATCTGTTGCCGACCGGGAACCTGCTATGTGGAATTTTCTTTAGCCTAGGCAGTTTGACGGGACCCTTTCTAGGTGGTCTTTTTCTTGAGCTTGATGCAGGCTTCAGTTTTCTTGTTTTGATTTCACTGTTTTTGGCTGTATTGTTCATCATATCAATTATTGGCAAGATGAAACAGAGCCAGGCTTTAGCATAATAAAAAGCGTCCATTCAGCGGACGCTTTTGTTCTTTTCAAGGAAATTACTAAGTCTCGTACTGTGGATAAGTTGTAAACTAGAGATTTTACCTCTAGACTCCAACGCCTAGTCACTGGGCCAACGGGATGTAGGTCATGCAGCTGGGAGGGATTGAACTACATCCCTCCTTGTTGCCACGGGAAGAGGCGCATTGCGCTTTTCTTATTACCTCAAAATCGAGTTAACATTTTCATATTCCAAAACAAGATCATCAAGCGTTTGGAAAGTGTAACCCGCTTTCTTGGCGTCTTGGATAAAGGATGGTAAAGCTTGTGCATTATCAGGTGAAACCGTGTGCATTAAAATAACAGCACCGGGATGAAGTTGGTTCATCAGTTCATTGTAAGCAAAGTCACGGCCTTTAGGTTTATCGGCGTACCAGTCGATGAATGCGACTGACCAAAATATATGCCTGTATCCGAGTTCGTTACCTTTGGCGAGGACTTTATCATTGAATACGCCTTCAGGAGGCCTTGTGTAGTATGTTCGTTTGAGTCCAGTTACTTCATTCAACAGCGTGTCAAATTTGGTCCATTCTTCTTCCATTCTCTGTTCAGATACATTGGCCAGATTCGGGTGTCCATACGTGTGGTTGCCGATTCCATGACCTTCCGCAATCATTCTTTTTACGAGTGGCAAGGCACTTTTTAAATAATGTCCCGTGAGAAAGAAAGTTGCTGGAGCATCTTCTTTTTTCAATGTATCCAAAATACTTTCGGTATAACCGTTTTCATAGCCGTTATCAAACGTCAAATAGACAATCTTTTCGTCTGGCTTTCCTTTATAAATGGCTCCATGTTTATCAAGCATTGAGTCGAGTGCATCACCAGCATTAGGCTGGTTTCCCCCTGTAGCTTTCTTGAAGCCCCAATGAAATTCATCCGCTTTGGCGGAAAATGGATTAAAAACAAATCCAATCATTACGATAAAAGTCGCCAATAAAATACCTGGACCATGTTTTTTTATCATCAAAAACGCACCTTTCCTTTTAGGGTAGGATGCGCAGATGAAGTCGAACTATACGTCTTTATTATACAAATCATTCAGTGCTGACTCTAGTGTCGGATAATGAAATTTAAAGCCGTTGTCTAGTAATTTTTCTGGTAAGACATGTTGACCTTCTAAAACGAGCGCGCTTTTTTTACCAAGTACTATTTTCATTGCGAATGAAGGTACTGGAATCCAGTGTGGTCTATTTAACACTGAACCGATTGTTTTACCAAAGTATTTCATTCGTTTTGGAAATGGTGATGTGACGTTTACAGGTCCGTATAAACTTGTATTGTCGAGTGCAAATGCGATTCCACGCGTGACATCTTTTATATGCACCCAAGACACCCGCTGATTGCCTGTTCCAACAGTTCCGCCTGCAAATAATTTGTACGGTAACACCATAAGTGGCAACGCACCTCCGTCAAGTCCGAGTATGACTCCGAACCTCATGAAAACGACACGTATGCCTTCAGATTCTACTGATGCCGCCTTCTTCTCCCAGTCCATTACAGTCCGACCAAGAAAGTCGTCCGCATAGTCTTGGGATTCTTCTGTATAGACATTGTCTTCTGATGCGCGGTAGATACCAATTGCACTGGCGTTGATAAGTACAGCTGGCTTTGTTTGTAAAGCAGAGATGATTCGCAGCAATTCATCGGTCGCTTCCATTCGGCTAGCATAAATTTGATTACGATGCTTAGTGGTCCAACGCCCTTTATTGATGGACACGCCGGCAAGGTTGATAAAGGCATCAGCGGAATTAATCTCATTTTCCGGAAAAATGCCTTTCTGAAGCCATTTGACGTATTTTATATTGCCATCAATCTTACTTTCTTTCCTAGATAAAATTATAATTTCATGTCCTTCATTCAATAAAGTATCCGTTAATTTCTGTCCGACGAAACCTGACCCACCTGCAATGACGATTTTCATTTTCAGACACCCCCATTAGGATTCTATACCCTATAATGAAACCAATTAAGCTGAAGCACAAGGACGGAACATGTATACTAAATAGAAAGCAGAGGAGGCGTGTTAAAAGTGCCTGTTATTACTAAAATATCACAACAGAAAAAAGATCTAGAACGATACAATATTTTCCTAGAAGAAAAGTATGCATTCAGTGTCCATGAATCGGTCCTTGTTAAATTCGGTTTAACGAAAGGGATGTCCCTTGAAGACTGGTCTATTGACGAGATGGTCTATGAGGATGAGATACGAAAAGCGTTCAACCGGGCACTCCATTATCTTGGTTTCAGAATGCGCAGTGAGTTTGAAGTGAAGAAAAAACTTTTGGAATTGGGATATGGGGAAGCAATTGTATTAGAAGCACTCGTGAAGTTGAAAAGTCTTGGATTTCTAAATGATGAAACCTATTCAGAAGCACTTCTTCAAACACAGAAAAATTCATCCAGTAAAGGTCCAAAAGCAATTCAGCAAGAGATGCATAAAAAAGGGATAGGGAAGGAATTACAGATCAAAGTGCTTGAATCTTATTCGGAAGATGACCAGCTTAAAATCGCAACGAAACTTGCAGAGAAGACGGCAAATTCAAATCGTTCTGTAGCCCCGGCCCAATTAAAACAAAAAATCCAAAATACATTGCTTCGAAAAGGGTATTCATTCGAGCTTATTAAACAAGCACTTGCGAATATTAACTTTGATCGCGAAGAAGATGAATGGACATCCATTGCTGATTCAATCGGAGAGAAAGCATGGCGACGCTATAGTTCGAAGTTTAGTGGACGAGACTTGAATGATAAAGTGAAACAGGCGATGTATCAAAAAGGCATCCCGTTTGAGCGCATCGATCATTTCATTGATAAAAAGGAGAATGAAGAAGATGGAGATTGAAAAAAAATATAGTGCAATGACAGAGCATGAATTACGCACAGAAATCGGAAGACTGCGGGAAAAAGCACGCAAAGCCGAGCAATTGGGTATCCTTAATGAGTATGCAGTTTACCAAAGGAAAATGGTTATGGCACAATCATATTTAATTGATCCAAGTACAATAGTGCCTGGTGAGATGTACCGAATTGATGGAGACGAAGGTATGTTTTTTCAAGTCGACTACTTAAAAGGCCGTTTTGCCTGGGGTTACAGACTAGGTGGCGAACGTGCGGATGAAGCGTTGCCGATAGCCATGCTAAAGTCAGTAAAAGAAGGAAAGTAAAAAGGCTATAGGCAGTAATTCCTGTCCATAGCCTTCGTATCAATTCTTTCTAAGATTCTTATTTCTTTTGATTGTCGAGCTTTAGGCATTAGCTCCTCGGGTGAGGCAGAGCATACGGGTTATGCAATGCCTTCCGTTGTTCTTAAGAATTAGATGCTAAGTTAAGTTTTTTTCGTAACTTGTCCTCGGAAAAAATCCAACCTGTAAATGAATTAATGACGTTCAGCTCCTTGTCGATATGTGCAACCGCCACAAATGTGTAATAGCCTTTGCTCCGGTAACGAAGATCGATTAGGCGTACTTCGCAGATGTCCCCGATGTATGTGACAGACCATCTATAGATGGGGGAGAAAGATGTGAACGCTTTGATGTTTTTATCGTTCATGGCCACATCAATCTCTGGGGACTTTTGCATAGGTTCCCGTTCAAAGCGGTCATAAATAGTAACGGACCTTCCATAAGCTCGCCCAACGTAATGGCACTCCTTTGAAGATGCAGCTACCCTCCATTGGAGGAAGCGCATTGTTGGTGCAATAATAACTTCCGTTGCATTTGGGATGGTATTGTAGACGGCTTTTTTTACGGCTGATTTGATCGCGAAGCGCAATAAATAGTAAAAGAAGATTATCACGTATGTTGTCAAAATCGTATAGACCGGATTTGCGCCCATTGCCCAAATAATTATCGCTATGGCATGCAAAATGAAAATAATTGGATCGAACGTGTTAATGACACCGATAGCAACCCACTTGTTAGAAAACGGCCGCAATGCCTGCGTTCCATAAGAATTGAAAATATCGACAAATACATGTAGAAAGACGGCTAAAAAGGTCCAAGCCCAAACATGTATGAAACTTGCTTCTGGGATTAAAAATGACATGAGTATTGTTATGATTAGCGGCCATAATAATACCGCAGGAATCGAATGTGTAATCCCTCTATGGTGCCGTATATAGACAGCGTTATTTCTTAATTTTAATATGGTATCGACATCCGGGATAATTGAGCCGACAATGACACTTGCAACCACGGCACTCATTGTCGAACTATCTGTTAAAACGACAGGATCCGCCAATGCGAGGCCACCAAGTGCGACTCCCATAACAATATGTGTTCCAGTATCCAAATGATCACTCCTTTTGCCTGAACCGTCGTACCAAGCATTGGACAGACTTTTTAAAAATCGTATACATATCAATACCCTTTTATGCTCAATGATAAGCATATGCGATAAGGAGGAAATGATGCAAATAATAGTGAAGAAAGACGAATTTCGCGAAGCTCTTCTTTCCTGGTATCGTCGTGAAAAAAGAGATTTACCTTGGCGGAGAACGTCGAATCCATATTATATATGGGTTTCTGAAGTGATGTTGCAACAAACAAGGGTTGATACGGTTATTCCCTATTATGAGAGGTTTATCGAAAGCTTTCCGACGATGGAAGCACTTGCGGAAGCGGAAGAAAACGATTTATTGAAAATGTGGGAAGGCCTCGGTTATTACTCGAGGGCGAGAAATTTACAAGCGGGTGTAAGAGAAGTAGTGTCGGATTACGGCGGAGAAGTACCTTCGAACCGTACTGAGATTTCCAATTTAAAAGGAGTAGGCCCATATACTGCAGGAGCAGTTCTTAGTATTGCATATGGCGTTCCTGAGCATGCGATAGATGGTAATGTTATGCGTGTGATGTCCAGGCTAGTTCTTATAGAAGAGGATATTTCAATACCACGTACAAAAAAGATTTTTGAAACGGTGGTCATGGATTTAATCGACAAAGAAGATCCGTCTTCGTTCAACCAAGGACTGATGGAGCTAGGGGCGACAATTTGTACTCCGAAACCGAAGTGTCTTCTTTGTCCAGTTCGAGATTTTTGTTTAGCTTTCCAAGAAGGCAAGCAAGAAGAATTACCTGTAAAAACGAAGAAAACAAAAATGAAAATTATACCTGTTGCATCATTTGTAATTCGAAATCGCCAAGGTGAGTGGTTACTACGGCAGCGTCCTGCGAAAGGTTTGCTTGCAGGTTTGTGGGAGTTTCCAATGGCCGAGCCAGTGGATAATAAAACACCACAAGAAGTGGCCAGTGAACATTTTGGTTTCGAGCTAAAGGGTGTAGTTGATATACTATCTTTCAAACATATATTTTCCCATTTGACGTGGGAGATGAAAAGCTTCGGAGCATGGATTGAAAAAACAGATACAATTCCTGAAGGTTACCAATTTTTCACACAGGAAGAAGTAGAGGCGTTGCCAAAACCTGTGCCGGTATTAAAAATTTGGGATGAGATTAAACGAGGAGGACTAAAATAATGGTTGAAAATAAAGTAGCAATGGTGACGGGAAGTTCCAGGGGATTAGGAAAAGCACTTGCAATTGAACTCGCAAAAGAAGGCTATGATATTGTTGTGAATTATGCACGAAGTCGGTCTGCCGCGGAAGAAACGGTGAAAGAAATTGAGGCACTAGGCAGGAAAGCAATTATGATTCGTGCAAATGTTGGTGATGTTAAAAAACTTCGTACAATGTTTGAACAAGTAAAAGAGGAATTCGGGCGTTTAGATGTATTTGTATCGAACGCAGCATCAGGTGTTTTGCGTCCGATTATGGAACTAGAAGAGACGCACTGGGACTGGACGATGAACATCAATGCGAAAGCAATGCTGTTTGGCGCACAAGAAGCTGCAAAACTGATGGATAAAGGCGGGAAAATTCTCGGAGTCAGTTCGCTTGGATCTATTCGATATCTCGAAAATTATACGACAGTAGGCGTTTCGAAGGCTGCAATTGAATCGCTTACGCGGTATCTTGCTGTCGAACTTGCACCACTAGGAATTGCGGTAAATACTGTTTCGGGCGGCGCGCTTGATACCGAAGCACTGAAACATTTCCCTAATCGTAATGAATTGCTGGAAGACGCACGTATTAATACGCCTGCGGGACGTATGGTTGAAATTGATGACATGGTGAAAGCTGCGATGTTCCTAATTTCAGCGGATTCGGATATGATTCGCGGACAGACAATTATTGTCGATGGTGGGCGTTCAATTTTACTGTAAAAATTTCCATGTGAATAAAAAATGTCTCTTTGCACATGATAGGTGTACGGAGGTGAAAATCCATTGCCAAAAAACAACCCGAATCAAACTGATACAAATCAAGTAAGAAAACAGAACAAACAATCACAACAACAAATGCAAAATCAAAATCCAAATGCGATGACTGAGGAGTTTGGTTCCGAAACTGATGTTAATCAAGTTAGGAAACAAAACCAGCAATCCGAAGCAAACAAAAGAAATGCTTCTGGACAGCGCGCGAATCAGTTCGAGAACGGTTCTAAATAAGTAAATGGATACCGCCGGCTGGCAGGAGCGTTACGCTCCTGCCAGTTTTTTTATTTCTTGGAAACTATAGAGTACTCGCCCTTTGGATATACTACAAAAGGCGATATTTTACGTTTAAATCTTAGTGACTTAAGGCTTTGAGGCACACAGGATGTGGGTTATACAACAGGAAGGAATTGAACTTCATTCTTCCTGGGCAAGAAACGCCGCTTCGCCAAGCTGTCTAATGCCTGTAAGGGCTGGACGGCGCCTTACGCTGTTCTTTTACCCACAAATTACGTTGCGAACGAAAAAAAGAGTTGAAAGGTTTCAAATAATACCGTTCTGTTGGTATAATGATGAAATATATATGGGCTTCGAAATTTTCCGGCAACCAAAAGGTGGGTTAATCATGACGATTGCTACAGAAGGAGAAACGATACAAGTACATAGTTATAAACATAATGGTAAAATCCATCGGGTTTGGCAGGAAACCGTAGTGTTGAAAGGAACGCGTAATATTGTCATCGGTGCGAATGAAAGGACGCTTGTTACAGAGTCGGACGGACGCACATGGCTGACACGTGAACCATCCATTTGCTATTTCCATGCTGAGCATTGGTTCAATATTATCTGTATGCTAAGGGAAGATGGCGTGTATTATTACATTAACATGAGCTCACCTTTCGTCTATGATAACAAATCATTAAAGTACATTGATTATGATCTGGATGTGAAAGTGTTTCCAGATATGACTTATATGATTCTTGATGAGGATGAATATGCTGAACACAGGAAAGAGATGGGCTATCCTGATGTCATCGATCAGATATTACAGAAGAATTTGGAAACCTTGTTAAGCTGGATTAAGCAGCGCAGGGGGCCGTTTGCTTCTGACTTCATTGAAGTATGGACTTCCAGATATGAGTTTTACAAGCAGGTCAAGAAAAGTAAGTGAACAGCCTGACCGCAAATGTTATGCGGTGGGCTTTTTCCTATAGGAGGCACGCTTGATGGGGGACAGTATTAAACGCTATATGAAGTTTGTGAAGCCGTATAATTGGCTAATCATACTTACAATACTCATCGGTATCGTGAAATTTGCGATTCCGTTATTCATTCCGCTACTGATGAAAATCGTAATCGATGACATAATCGGATCGGATACACTTACGAAGGTAGAGATGACGCGGCAATTGTTTTATTGGCTTGGCGGAACAGTACTTGTGTTCTTCATCGTCCGGCCGCCAGTTGAATATTATCGTCAATATTATGCCCAGTATGTGAGCAATAAGATTTTGTATGATATCCGGAAGGAACTATATTCGCATCTGCAAAAATTAAGTCTCAGCTATTATTCCAACACACGAGCTGGAGAAATTATTTCACGCGTTATAAATGACGTGGAGCAAACGAAAAACTTTGTCATGATTGGGCTCATGAATGTTTGGCTTGACCTCGCGACCATTATCATAGCCGTTATTATTATGCTGACAATGGATGTTCCGCTTACGCTTGTCACGCTTCTCGCATTCCCTTTTTATGCTTACAGCGTCAAGCATTTTTTCGGGAAGCTGAGAGAATTGACTGGCAAACGATCTCAAGCACTTGCGGATGTGCAAAGCTACTTGCATGAACGCGTTGCAGGTGTAAGTGTCATAAAAAGCTTTGCACTTGAAGAAGAGGAACAACAGCGTTTCGATAAAACGAATGGCAACTTCCTCGATAAAGCACTTGATCATACAAAGTGGAATGCGAAAGCCTTTGCTGTGGTAAATACAATTACCGATGTTGCACCCCTTCTTGTTCTTGCATACGCAGGTTATCAAGTCATCAATAATGATTTGTCTGTTGGGACGATGGTTGCGTTCATTGCATACATCGACAGGGTTTATAATCCGCTTCGAAGACTGGTCAATGCATCTACATCCCTTACGCAATCTTTCGCGTCTATGGACCGGGTCTTTGATTTGATGGAACAGGAGTATGATATTACAAACAAACCTGGTGCAAAAGAATTACCTCCTATTGATGGGGAAATCGAGTTCGATAATGTGAGCTTTACGTATGAAGAGGATGGGGATGCAGTCTTAAGTGGTATTAATTTCACTGTGAAACCAGGTGAAACAGTTGCATTTGTCGGTATGAGCGGCGGAGGGAAGTCGACAATTGTGGGTCTGATACCGAGGTTCCATGATGTAACGGGTGGTGCTGTGCGTATCGATGGACATGACTTGCGTGACGTCAATATTAAATCGCTACGCGACCAAATTGGAATTGTTTTACAAGACACAATATTGTTCAGTGATTCCGTAAAAAGTAATATACTGATGGGGAAATCAGATGCAACAGATGAAGAAGTGATTGCTGCTGCAAAAGCGGCGAACGCGCATGATTTCATTGAAACACTGCCCCTTGGGTACGATACAAAAGTAGGAGAGCGGGGAGTTAAGCTGTCGGGTGGTCAAAAGCAACGCATTGCAATCGCTCGTGTCTTCTTGAAAAACCCACCACTCCTTATTTTGGATGAAGCGACATCAGCGCTTGACCTTGAAAGTGAAGCGCTCATTCAGGAATCGCTTGAAAGACTTGCGAATGAAAGAACAACACTTATCGTTGCGCACCGTTTATCGACGATAACACATGCAGATAAGATTTTCGTTATAGATTCAGGGAAGTTAAAAGAAATGGGTACGCACGATCAATTAATGAAGTTACAAGGAATTTACTATGGTTTGTTTCAGGTGCAAATACTTGGTAATTAAGAAATGAGATATGGTCAGATTTATAAAGAGTAGAGTGGCGAAGTTTTAACTTCGCTCAGTGGAAGTCTCCCACTTCTATAAGTGGTGAGGCCAAACCCCTGCTCAATAAAAGAAGGTAACCTAAGTACGCCGCAGGACCTGCACCCTGTAGGTCCGTTAATGTCACAGATTTTGAAGGAAGTTAATTGTCGCAAGGATGCGACGCTTTTAGGCTAACTTCCTTACTTGATCTGGACGCAAATATGCCGTGGCGCATTTGAAAATAGATGGAGGGGTTTTTATGAAAAGAATAAAGTTTGGACCATTAGCCTTGATAGTGATTGTTGCTCTTTCTACCATGCTTGGAGCATGTGCTTCAGATGAATCGGAAGATGAGAGTTTACAAGAAAGTGGAAAGAAAATATTAGTTTACGGACATAGCGGGAATTCCTCGTCACTAGACCCAGCGCATATGAAGGAAGAGGATTCCTTCCAGATTGCTGTAAA
This Sporosarcina sp. ANT_H38 DNA region includes the following protein-coding sequences:
- a CDS encoding gamma-type small acid-soluble spore protein, translated to MPKNNPNQTDTNQVRKQNKQSQQQMQNQNPNAMTEEFGSETDVNQVRKQNQQSEANKRNASGQRANQFENGSK
- a CDS encoding DUF402 domain-containing protein, which encodes MTIATEGETIQVHSYKHNGKIHRVWQETVVLKGTRNIVIGANERTLVTESDGRTWLTREPSICYFHAEHWFNIICMLREDGVYYYINMSSPFVYDNKSLKYIDYDLDVKVFPDMTYMILDEDEYAEHRKEMGYPDVIDQILQKNLETLLSWIKQRRGPFASDFIEVWTSRYEFYKQVKKSK
- a CDS encoding YfhH family protein; this encodes MEIEKKYSAMTEHELRTEIGRLREKARKAEQLGILNEYAVYQRKMVMAQSYLIDPSTIVPGEMYRIDGDEGMFFQVDYLKGRFAWGYRLGGERADEALPIAMLKSVKEGK
- a CDS encoding polysaccharide deacetylase family protein translates to MIKKHGPGILLATFIVMIGFVFNPFSAKADEFHWGFKKATGGNQPNAGDALDSMLDKHGAIYKGKPDEKIVYLTFDNGYENGYTESILDTLKKEDAPATFFLTGHYLKSALPLVKRMIAEGHGIGNHTYGHPNLANVSEQRMEEEWTKFDTLLNEVTGLKRTYYTRPPEGVFNDKVLAKGNELGYRHIFWSVAFIDWYADKPKGRDFAYNELMNQLHPGAVILMHTVSPDNAQALPSFIQDAKKAGYTFQTLDDLVLEYENVNSILR
- a CDS encoding metal-dependent hydrolase, giving the protein MDTGTHIVMGVALGGLALADPVVLTDSSTMSAVVASVIVGSIIPDVDTILKLRNNAVYIRHHRGITHSIPAVLLWPLIITILMSFLIPEASFIHVWAWTFLAVFLHVFVDIFNSYGTQALRPFSNKWVAIGVINTFDPIIFILHAIAIIIWAMGANPVYTILTTYVIIFFYYLLRFAIKSAVKKAVYNTIPNATEVIIAPTMRFLQWRVAASSKECHYVGRAYGRSVTIYDRFEREPMQKSPEIDVAMNDKNIKAFTSFSPIYRWSVTYIGDICEVRLIDLRYRSKGYYTFVAVAHIDKELNVINSFTGWIFSEDKLRKKLNLASNS
- the fabL gene encoding enoyl-[acyl-carrier-protein] reductase FabL, which codes for MVENKVAMVTGSSRGLGKALAIELAKEGYDIVVNYARSRSAAEETVKEIEALGRKAIMIRANVGDVKKLRTMFEQVKEEFGRLDVFVSNAASGVLRPIMELEETHWDWTMNINAKAMLFGAQEAAKLMDKGGKILGVSSLGSIRYLENYTTVGVSKAAIESLTRYLAVELAPLGIAVNTVSGGALDTEALKHFPNRNELLEDARINTPAGRMVEIDDMVKAAMFLISADSDMIRGQTIIVDGGRSILL
- a CDS encoding TIGR01777 family oxidoreductase → MKIVIAGGSGFVGQKLTDTLLNEGHEIIILSRKESKIDGNIKYVKWLQKGIFPENEINSADAFINLAGVSINKGRWTTKHRNQIYASRMEATDELLRIISALQTKPAVLINASAIGIYRASEDNVYTEESQDYADDFLGRTVMDWEKKAASVESEGIRVVFMRFGVILGLDGGALPLMVLPYKLFAGGTVGTGNQRVSWVHIKDVTRGIAFALDNTSLYGPVNVTSPFPKRMKYFGKTIGSVLNRPHWIPVPSFAMKIVLGKKSALVLEGQHVLPEKLLDNGFKFHYPTLESALNDLYNKDV
- the recX gene encoding recombination regulator RecX; the encoded protein is MPVITKISQQKKDLERYNIFLEEKYAFSVHESVLVKFGLTKGMSLEDWSIDEMVYEDEIRKAFNRALHYLGFRMRSEFEVKKKLLELGYGEAIVLEALVKLKSLGFLNDETYSEALLQTQKNSSSKGPKAIQQEMHKKGIGKELQIKVLESYSEDDQLKIATKLAEKTANSNRSVAPAQLKQKIQNTLLRKGYSFELIKQALANINFDREEDEWTSIADSIGEKAWRRYSSKFSGRDLNDKVKQAMYQKGIPFERIDHFIDKKENEEDGD
- the mutY gene encoding A/G-specific adenine glycosylase, with translation MQIIVKKDEFREALLSWYRREKRDLPWRRTSNPYYIWVSEVMLQQTRVDTVIPYYERFIESFPTMEALAEAEENDLLKMWEGLGYYSRARNLQAGVREVVSDYGGEVPSNRTEISNLKGVGPYTAGAVLSIAYGVPEHAIDGNVMRVMSRLVLIEEDISIPRTKKIFETVVMDLIDKEDPSSFNQGLMELGATICTPKPKCLLCPVRDFCLAFQEGKQEELPVKTKKTKMKIIPVASFVIRNRQGEWLLRQRPAKGLLAGLWEFPMAEPVDNKTPQEVASEHFGFELKGVVDILSFKHIFSHLTWEMKSFGAWIEKTDTIPEGYQFFTQEEVEALPKPVPVLKIWDEIKRGGLK
- a CDS encoding MFS transporter, which gives rise to MDTFSQIEKRRFWILVIIVSISGFSQGMLLPLISAIFERDGVTSSMNGLNATALYIGTLLVSPFMEAPLRRFGYKPIIILGGMLVFISLMLFPLWKSVVFWYVLRLLIGIGDHALHFSTQTWITSFSPQQRLGRNIAIYGLSFGVGFAAGPLFAPLVNVFEGLPFIVSGMLCMLAWSLVFMLKNDFPDIIKGKSGNERFFARFKRTMAVAWLAFLGPFGYGFLESTLNAMYPVYALRSGVEFTSVTIILASFSIGGIISQLPLGMLSDKIGRSPVFLVALGGGSISFFIASTVETSIPAVMTMFFIAGLFSGSIFSLGISYMSDLTPKHLLPTGNLLCGIFFSLGSLTGPFLGGLFLELDAGFSFLVLISLFLAVLFIISIIGKMKQSQALA
- a CDS encoding SE1561 family protein; amino-acid sequence: MDNTTQNNGHVEGLKTRLHQFLETLETIEPETADLQEIDQLISLLDDLEEQMGKIKSDK